GTTATCTTTGCATTTAAATAAATGAATATATGAGCATAGAACTAGGCAAATTTAATACATTGGAGGTTGTCAAGACCGTTGATTTTGGAGTATATCTCGATGGTGAACAAGAAGGTGAGATATTGTTACCTACTCGTTATGTTCCTGATAATTGCCAGATTGGTGATTTCTTGAAGGTCTTTTTGTATCTTGACAATGAAGAAAGATTAATTGCTACTACGCTTACGCCTTTAGTACAAGTCGGCGAATTTGCTTGTTTGGAAGTGGCATGGGTTAACCAATTTGGAGCTTTTCTCAACTGGGGATTGATGAAAGATCTTTTTGTTCCTTTTAGTGAGCAGAAGATGAAGATGCAGGTTGGGCGATCGTATGTAGTACACGCTCATGTGGATGAGGAGAGCTACCGTATTGTGGCGTCTGCAAAGATAGAACGTTATTTTTCTAAAGAATCACCAACATATCAACCTTACGATGAAGTGAACATTCTTATTTGGCAAAAAACGGATTTAGGCTTTAAGGCTATTATAGATAATAAGTTTGGAGGGTTGCTCTATGATAGCGAAATCTTTCAGCCTTTACGTACTGGTATGACGTTGAAAGCTTATGTGAAACAAGTACGTGAGGATGAGAAGATTGATTTAATACTCCAGAAGCCGGGTTTTGAAAAGATAGATGATTTTGCAGAGACTTTATTGAGATACCTTCAATCTCATGGAGGTAGTGCAGATGTTAATGATAAAAGTCCTGCGGAGGATATCTATGATATCTTTAAGGTAAGCAAAAAGACCTTTAAAAAAGCAGTAGGTGATTTGTATAAACGGAGACTTATTACATTAGATGATGAAGGTCTTAAACTTGTTTGATTTTCTATAAAATAACTGTTTGCAACTTTTTCTTGTCTCTTTCAACTGGTTATGGATTGAGAATAAGGTCTTTATATTATAATTGATAATTCAACTAAGAGTGTATAGGGAGAAAATTAGAGTGATAATGACTTTAAGTCTCTGATGTTTAGGGCTACTATTGCTCTTTGATCTTGCCGAATCGTTTGTAGAAATTAATTCGTAGATAATCTTTCATTGACTAGAGAATGGAAAATCCCTCTCTTTGAATAGGGAAATTCCTATGAACGATTATAGAAAATCATTAGGGTAGGGAATTTCCTTATCCTATTTTTGTTTTATACAAAAAACACCAAAAGGATATGCGTAAATTAATAATCACTTTTAGTCTTTTGTTGGTTGCCTTTTTCGTGAAAGCGGCACCAATATATGGCATTCGGATAGAAGCTCATGGAAATCCGATTATTGTATTCATTGATAAACAACAAGTTTCTACTTCCACAA
This is a stretch of genomic DNA from uncultured Bacteroides sp.. It encodes these proteins:
- a CDS encoding S1-like domain-containing RNA-binding protein, with amino-acid sequence MSIELGKFNTLEVVKTVDFGVYLDGEQEGEILLPTRYVPDNCQIGDFLKVFLYLDNEERLIATTLTPLVQVGEFACLEVAWVNQFGAFLNWGLMKDLFVPFSEQKMKMQVGRSYVVHAHVDEESYRIVASAKIERYFSKESPTYQPYDEVNILIWQKTDLGFKAIIDNKFGGLLYDSEIFQPLRTGMTLKAYVKQVREDEKIDLILQKPGFEKIDDFAETLLRYLQSHGGSADVNDKSPAEDIYDIFKVSKKTFKKAVGDLYKRRLITLDDEGLKLV